The Montipora foliosa isolate CH-2021 chromosome 1, ASM3666993v2, whole genome shotgun sequence DNA segment gtctatgtatgtatgtaactaACTAAACATTATACTTTGTTACGCTGGTACCGTAGCACCTTTCACAAAAGTTCCCCCAACATGTACctgtatacatgtactttacaTTGTATCTCAAACCCATGTCATAATCAAAAACAAATTCTTATCAAAAAGCACGATCTTTTGTGAGATTCCCATGGAggtatacatgtaattactcCAATCTCCGTGTATTTTTAGACTTGTGAACCTTTTTCTTCCCGATTCATTTATAATTTGCACAAGGGTGGCACTTAAAAGGTCATTTGAAAGTTGCataacagcaataataataattataactaCATGTATTGTTGAACActattaattaaaagaaaaatgacaaaaaatgtTCAGGGgcaaaacaagataaaaataattcacctaattgaaaataaaattattatgtaAGTGATCTCAACCCAGCTAACAGTACCTTCCTCAAGCTCCATTTGAACAGGTTCATGATCTTTCTCAATCACAATAGGCTTCCTCTGTAGCTTGACAGTCTTCTTCTCCTCCACTTTTACAATTCTGTCCTTCCTTCTTTTACTCTCCGGTTGTTTGGTTTCTGGTTTCTTTATTGGTTCTGGTTCTTTCTCCTCCTCCTTTTTCTTCCCTTGAGGCAtctcttcatcttcttcatcaTCGTGATCATCTCCACCAATATCCATAACAGCTTCCAATGCTGGTGTGCTGTGGACTTGAACTCCTGGGATAAGATCCTAATAACACAAAGTAGGGGTTGATGTCACATACGGCCAATCCATATATTGAGTTCTTTtagaaaatggcaaaaatgaacATCATGGACAACAGCGAAATCAGAAGAGTGTTGTTAGCTTCATTTGTGTAACAGTGCAGGGACTTCCTACAGACCATGCGCATCAGTTTTCATTAGGGGAAAAGTCTGGTACAGTTTACCTTGAGAGAGTCTGTACTGATGGATAAGGAGGTCTTTTTCTTGCTGGATGATGATGATCCCCATCTTCTTTTCCGTGAGCCTGGATGACCATCAGAAGTAGGAGTGCTCGGTAATGAAGTTccttaaaattatcaaaagaagTCAGTACAATTTCAGACAACAATGATTATTATAGTCAGTTTTTGCTATGACCTTATCACTGTGCTCAATGCTGTGAccaatttttggttttcatagCCAGTGAAAAATATCCTGCAGGTGACTGACATTGCCAGATCAGATGTAGTAACCCACTCCGGTTGCCAAGTGcatgtttcttttatttttgttagatTCACACCCATCCTAATCAAAGCATTCACCAAGGAAGTTCTTGTGTGAAACTACTCCTGCCTTTCTCATTGTGATTTATTATGCCATCTTAGTATTATAGTAaggtaattatttatttttcttttctactTACTTGGTATGGATATTTTTCTCTTCTTAGAGACAGATAAGGAAGAAGTTGAtttctatgaaaaggaaaattaaagatGCCATAAAGGACAATTAAGATTATTCACAGAAAGGCAAAGAAATACATTCatgtgcaacaacaacaacaacaacaacaacaacaacaacaaaaactgaCATTGGCTAACACTGGCTTGACGAACCAGAAATTAATGCTGGTGGATACCTAAAACAAGttaattaatacatgtatgtatgtatgtatgtacatgtaagtaattGTATCTCAAGTACATGACCATTCACATTCTAATTCCCAAGAccattaccgtatttactcgtaTACAAGTGGACCTTTTATGACCTCAAGAAATCTTTGACCTTGTTGTAAAAATCATCTTCTAAATGGCAATTAATTTGTGAGTCTTTTCAATTccactatttaacaattagactcgtagcccgcaagggctatgggtcaatagcccatgaggcgaagctgaatgggctattgacccgtggccctagtcggacagaaaaggactagtcggacagaaaaggcaataacaaagttagcaaatgcaagttgaagaaatatttatttgcgaataaaacgaaaggaagcgtcacgcttttcgctactcaaggactattaATGATAGTCCTCTAGttgcgtagccaatcaaaatgcaggatttgcattagtccactagttgggtgatactaattctCTTTAGAAATCTATTTCATTTATGCTATTGCATTGGTGTTTATCACTGCTAGATTTGCCACATGTGGCTGTGGTGTCCAAATATGAATAAATCCAAGTGCTAAATTATAATGAAGAATTTACATGAGTTGTTTGTGTTGTAGAGGGGGTGGGTACAAGGGGTATTCAAGGAGGAGGGGGCTACCTGGAAGGTaaggaaggagggggggggggtagatCTGTGAAGGAAGGGTGGAGTAGGATAGATGCAGTGGGGTGGGTAAGGGAGGGGTAAGAGAAGTAGAACGGATGAAATGAATGTTTCATTCTTTTGGAgactccaaaaaaaaaacacaagccCACTACACTCCCAAAAacgaaaaatccttttttttgacagttgatgacaaaaaaaaaaaaacagttttaaaaatttaaactgttCCAAAATCGAGCCTCTGGTTTGGGCATAAtaagtatacatgtatgtatgccTACAATTCATCACAGTTGTTTGTCTTGCAGGAACAAACCTGAGGGGAAGATCTTTTTGGTTCCTCCACAACAGCCTTGTCCTCCTCACTTGGTTCAACTTCAAAAGAATTTTCACGTGATGAAGAAAATTGCTGTTTTTTGGATGGCTCTGATACAACTTCTTTCTCCTCAGGAGGCTCATTTTCCTTCTCATTTGTAGCATCACTAGGCTTTTCTTCTGCTTTTTCATCTCCTTCTGCAATCTCcccttcttcttgttcttcacgAGCTGTTGCAGTTTCCTCTTTTACAGATGTACTGCCAATAGAGAATGGTTCTGTACTTTCTGTCCCTTGAGGAGTGTCCGTCATAGGTACATCATTTGCAAGAGGAGTTGATGCATTCCTGGCAGAAGCAGCTACCTGTGCAACTTCAACTTTACCTTCTTCTTCAGATCTTCCAGTTTCACttcctttttcatctttcaCAAGAGTCGAAACTGATTCACGTTTGTCACCAGGAGTATGATTATTATAGTTCAGTAATGATGTTGGCTTTTCCTGGATATGGTTGTCAGTATCTGGACTTGATGAACTTGATGATTGCTGCACTGAATCTTGCTCATTATCTGACGAGCTTGATGATGGCACTTCAGGTTCAGCAGTGAGTTGAGCCACACCATGACTCAATGGCTGAGCAAGAGATGTACCACCAGGTGTTTGAGATCTTGGATTTGAATATAGCCTATCACTGTCTTGAAGCTGTGGTGCTTGAGTTTCCATTCTGCGAGACTGTGATACGTGAGTTAGTGGAATCCGTTCCAACATCATCCTAGGCTGCATCATCTGAGGTTGTACTACTGGTGCTTGTGAAATTTGAGCCTGTGGCCATTGCTCTCTGAATTCACCAACTTGAGCTGAAGGTACTAAATGCTAGGAAAAAAATCATCAAGGGTTAAAACACTTCCTCCATTCCATGCTGATATGTAAACAAAGTCATGGTAAACTTTTGAACTTGTGTGATGCTTTTGATGTACTGTGGTATGTGTAGATCTttgatcaaaaaaaaaaaaaaaaaaccgaaaagttaaatattcaaatttaatgtacatgtagttgaagGCTGGGGAAGAAATAACCTATAAGAATGTCAAAGTTTAGGTACATGTACTGCAGCTTTTCAAATGGTATTTCCCTCcaatttttcaaaacatttgCATTACGAGGTTTGTTAGTTCGCAACTAAAATCAAGAAGAAGAGTATGTATGATGTACAGTACACACAAAATTAACACAGTCTTGTAGGCAAATGCTGCCTAACACTCGATACTAGCCCATACAGTCCCCAGCCATTCACCTAATATACTGAAACAGTTGCGTACATGTATGAGACAAACATGGTTAAACTCATCACCAATAGATGAGCTTGGGCGTTGGTGCCCACACAGTTGGTGGAGCCAGGCAAAGCTCTAGCATGAGGAGGTCTCCATGGCAACCCTGCGAGCGGCCCCCACCAGGCACCGTCACACTGAACAATTCAGTGGAATACTTACCAACCCACTACTAACCTAGCCCATACCTCAAGAGGGAGGGAGGGATGGTAAAAAACCAAAGCACAAACTAGCACGCAAACAGCAAGCTATTGCAAAAACACTTTGCGAAGAACTGCAAGCAAGCAACTACATAGATAAGTCACGAGGTGCCCCTGCTGGAGGTATCGGGCCACCCCTAGTATAGCTTGGGAAACTGCTGACCAGCATTGCTTTGAggttaactttgcctaaattacatttagccacatttaatAAAAGCAAGTTGTAAGCATTTCATGTTCAGCATTCGTTTATTGTAGATTTGATTCCTTCTGTCGACAGCCAAGATATTCTAACATTAAATATTataattttcttgtgtttttgCAAAGTACAGGAGTGAGAGGGCTCTGTGACTGatattttgttgcaatattctaGATTGTGCGACATTGTTGAGGTTAATAAGTGATGATTATAAATGTTTTAGTTGCATATGCAGTGTACATGTAGGATTATGGACTTCTTTATGGACTGAAGGGTATGCCTATTTTAAGTGTACGCAGGATTGCTGAAAGCAACTTTCGTATTATTTTGGTAATTTCGTGAAACCATGGATATTAAATTGAGCATTAAATTAAACACCTTTATTCACTGAGATTTTCCTTCCTTGCTGGAATGGTACTGATAAAGTGTATTACAATATCTGTAAAAAGCTATCAGAACTAGGTtgtaatgtacatgtacctgtggTTGATTcatcatttcacgttgttgatCACACACTCCCATTTGCGGATTCAATAACTCCTGAGGCTGATGCTGTAGCGGTTCAAAGTGCATTGACTGCACATGAAAATCACCTTGGAGAAACAAAAACTAACTAATAGACACTTACTCTTGAATTTGACAGAATGTTGAGCTCTGATTTTAAGTTTACTTTGGTCATAACACATAATTCTCTTACACACGTAccacatacactgtacataaaAATTTCACCCACAAAAGGTTGGTTGTCATCTTCCTTAGCATAATTTGTTGTACTTTGCTGAGATCACAATACTATAATAATTATGGATACACATATAAAGGCTGTATGGGGTTTCAGGGAGGATTTGCAGTGAAGATCATCAAGCATTTTAAAGGAGTAGTgccacgctattttagtcaaacttcaaaagaCTAAAAGACGTGCCCTGCATCAATGAAAACGGAAAAAATAGtactgtagttttgttgccaatgaccattgaagtgcactgaagctattcttcgTTCTTTGTGcagtcaaaaacaaaaatgatggaggtggattgaaacttgaaagagaccaaaaattaaatacgaatagctctttgtgccaaaaacatatttcatatcttgtcggTGGATTGTCAGGACTGTTGTACAAGTAtgtgtgagctaaagtactaatttagatttttacccatttttgacctaaaaacagcaaattaagcatgacagtgcccctttaagacgcttttcaaaacaatgaaaccaaaaccatacTTGATTACATCATTAAAACCCTGAACCATTAATCTACCGTATAATTAATTTTGGCGTTACAATTATGTTACGTTTTATTATTGTTCCACTGCACTGCTAGGACCGAAACCAATGGAATGGCATATTCTTATAATGTTAACACCGGTAAATGACTAATGTAACAGAGATGAACATGACATGGAAATTCTGTGAAAATGTCTGAGGTCTTCCTTACCGGACGTGAACCTAACTTAATGGCCAAGCACTCCCATAAGTCCCCTATATGTAGCTAAGTGAGAAAGCACATGTAAACTGTTTAAGTCACACAAGGGATAACCGGTAAATTTTCTAGTGTTGGTTTGAAAAGTACACATATAGGTTCATTTTAGCTCTAGCAAGAAGGGAATagtaatttaaaacaaaagatgcaaaaataatccCATGATCATGCAAATCTGGCTGTGTCATCATTGAAAAGCAATACAGTATACATATGAACATGTATCCTTTCATTCATTTAAAGGGGTAAGTATTCACTGTCTCCTTCCCTACAACACTTGATTCACCATTCCAACATTTTCAGTCACAACTGCCACTTGAACCGGTGACCTAGTTAGTTGAATGACCTAGCTCCATGAGTCTCTTATAGCTCAGTAGTAGAGCATCCCAAATTTGTAGCAATTCTACAACTTAGCAGTAAAATTCAGTAACCAATTAAATATAAAATACCTAAGTTTTGtttctgctgctgctgctgaacCATAGGATTTGGCCAAGGGCTTGCTAAAGACTGTTGTTGCTGCATAGCGGAATAGTTTTCATAGCCTTCTTTCTGCTCTAACTCTTTATCTATGGCCTGAAAATAATACAAAAGGATGCATTGCTCACCTGAACCTAAACAAAAAGTACCATTACAATAAAACAATCCTTTTTCTCCAATGTATGAAAGTTTGCTTAATTAAAGGGGTGGACTTAGATGTTGTTCCCCCATTCACCTTAAGCGCCCCAATCGgcaagtaaaatcttctggtgtTAACCAgagtaaaaaaagaataaaataagtcaatttaagtcaaaCATTATTAAAGCAAGCTAAAAAACGTTACGCTGCTGTGGACCTACTATAAAACTATAATAAAATGAATAGACACTTTATTGAAATGAAAGTCACCAGGGACATACAGTATGTACCAAACAACAGGTATCTGATGAACATGATGCTCCTATCACAAGTAGGAAGATCAAAGGACGATTCAAACCAAAAGAACACAAACCTCCAATTGTTAAACAACCAAACATTGTTTATTTCTACAAGTGTGGTCTGTGCAAAGCACACCATGTCGGCTTCACAAGTCAACACCTACATCGTGTGGTCCTGGAGGCTAAACGATAAACAATTGGCAATCATGTACAGGACGAGCATGGAAAGGATCCGGAGACCACCGAAAGAAgtttcaagattttaaagaaGTGTCAGAGTATACTACAAAGAAAGGTtacatttatacaaatattgGCCGTGTAGTCTTCAGTTCCCActgcctgctcccgtctgaccttgcagctcagtcggtagagttgcggagatctaacccgaaggttgtgggttcaattcccaccctggtcagagtttttctctgtccttgtgtgggcccatttccatcagtagggctaatactcaatatgggatagaaatctagcacttcacgttacactacactcacttcagttaattctgttcagAGTATACTAGACTGTCTGATATTTGAAATGCTCTTAATTCGTGAACTCAAACCGAAATCAAACAGAGTGATTTGATCCGTGCAAAAGTTTTTTACCTAATTACTTCACTTTTATTGTCTCCTTTGCTCTTTTATTACATTGTTTCCatgaaaatattttagagtttttgGTCAATACCATTACCTCATTAGCATTTCTACAATAATAtctttcaacttgaaaatgaccgttgaacggtcaaaacatcattattttttaaagttaactTTCATAGTAAAGAAAAAAGATATAATTgtataatataaaaaaaattgtcttgaaACTAGTATGTACGCAAAGttactaataataatgaaaatctTTTTTCTTACAGtgtattaacccattgacccatGAGAGTGACAGTTagtagattttactgtctaatgccagatgattttcctcgtcaatggggggcatcctagggcgtttgaggtgtgaatgagTTAACAACCTTGACAGCTTCATTATCAAAAGAACAACTTGAAAGTTGAAACAAATACTTCCTTAAGGTAAACTTAAGAGTTTTAAACGGAATTCAGTGGAAATTCTAGCTAATCTATTCAAAAAGCTGCAGATAACTGGATCCCTATAACTTAGTGGATTTCTTCCAAATTCAGTTTTGGGACCTACTGTAACAACCTGATTACAGGCGGTTTAGGGCTCGAAATTAGCAGTTGTCTGGTCATCCCAGACAACCAGAAAGTTTACTGGGCGACCAGTTTTTTTGGTAATATGAAAAGCCTGGTTGCCCGAACAAAAAACTACAaacaacccagccaaaaatagaaaatgaattacaTACTATACTGTAAGCAGCCAACTCACTTTTTGGTTTTCTATTGTTAATGTCCGATTGTATTATAAAGTCAACAATAATGAATTTGCTGCAGCCGAGTATTCTCCCATATTTTGAATATACGTTGCTTTTTACAAGAAATTGCCACATAGGAAAATGCAAGAGACAAAAATTTATCACAAAAATTAGACCCCATTTCAAAAATGCTAAAATTTAAACCCAGACttctgcgaaaaaaaaaaaaaccacaggcGCACACTTAGAACTATGGGATACCCAGCTCCAATGCCATCTGATTGCATCTCAACACGACATACCTTTTAGTGATGGGCAACCAGgcatttatcagggcaaccaacCTTATGGATTTAGTTGCCCGTCTTTTGAAACAAGGACAACCTGgaactttttttcaatttcgagTACTGTGGTACTGTATGTGTTGATCTAGTTAGagtgcccctgtgattaaaaaaCTCCAATGCTGCTCATTAATTCTACAGAGTATACATACATTGCATTCCAGGGAGCCTTTGTCATCATTATTTTTCTTcatgatccagctctctcaagatcttaaagttagtaatagcGGACCCTTATatagaaaaattccagttaaaataaacaggtgtctttttgaaatcaaggcttgaaactttggtcacttaatgttttgttaacaaagttttggaatccaaagaaaaataagaattgatttttttggttacaGTGGCACCTTAAAGCTTTTGTAATAAAAGATTTGCTTTTGAGGCTAATGcttcattattatcaatatacgcggccaaatacAAAATctgcctcttcaaaacacacgctcagcgggccgcaaaagactgacagcgggctgctaatgcattatcagccctacagctgattggttcttgcgtcaactttgtgatatgcctattatttatagacgattttatgcattttttcggtaattttaaataagttcactggactgagttgattctttaatagcttgttccatcaacacttacatgatgatttgaagtgactttgaattcgttattcacttagcttgtattattagaactcgcattcttgatatcatttggccttgtttattgataataatgataatgacatgacttttttggggaatattgtttatttgcgcccttgcAGTGTCCTTTGCGGCCCTCCCGCTTCGCGCTCGGGCCGCAAGTGACACTacgcgggcgcaaataaacaatatttccgaaaaaagtcatgttattcccttattaaCATACACCTTAAACAttaggccccagttgttcaaaaggtggataacataTAACgccatccaccggataaatcactatcccaGTTAGATAGCACAATTGGTTTCACTAcgagttatccaatggatagtgatttatccggtggatagcgctatccatcgctTGAACAACTAGGGCCAGAACTAGAACGCGTTTGTAAGAACAGTATTCAATTCAATGTTATGCCGGCCAGTTAGTTTAATCTAAACAAGAAGCATCATTCAAATCTACTCTGACGTGGCGAAGAGTTAATTAACACCACTGGCAAAAGACTGGGCTTTCACTTCCACTGAACCATACTTTGATCGaccaacaacaaactttatGAAAAAGAAGGCATGAAAGACCAGAAACCAAACGAGCAAATCCAACGTCTTTCCTTTTCGATTAATCCCTTTAGATTAAAAATTACCTCTTGCAGCCTTTCAATTAGAACTCCTTTGTTTCCGCTTTTCTTCAAGCCTCGCGATTCTAGCTCTTGTTTAAGTTCCTCGACCTTCAGCTGAGAAAGTCTTCTCCCACGGAGCATTATCTCACGCTCCGCCATCTTGTAATTTATGAGCGCATGAAACACAATCCGGGATACTTTTGTTATGAAAGGTTTGCTCATTGGTTTAATAtaattggccaatcaaattaGATGATAGAACAAGCGGATAGAAATTCCCAAGAAAGCTTGCAGGCTTATCAAATATGGCCGTCAGTGGAGGGTCGTAAAATGACTGAAGGTGTCGGTGCTTGCATGCCAATAGCTCTTCGATCAGTCGGAGACGCTATAAGACTCGACTCAGAGAACAAAACTAAGGTGTGGATTAGCCTAATTTTAACAACTTTGATCTCCAGCAGATATCGAGGACTAGCTTTGGCGAATTTAGACTTTCATCTCGCCTCAGATGATGATTTAAcaatttatattattttttaaaattattaatgttTCGATAGCAATTTATTTTTAGTCTTTTTGTGtgaaacaatattttatttgggttaagattctttgtgtgttgtatttgcattataatataACATTCACATATGATGATGGAAATACccggaacaaaacgttttattcccaaaaatttgttgtttatttctgccaaaacttggtttaaacctggcttaaaaatagacacttttctgatgctgatggggacaaacctgataccagattcttactcttgggtaacaGACTCTTCCTAGAAGATAATCAAAGGAAGGAAAGACGgtaaaacacaactttgttgaTTTAATAGATTTCAAACATTGGTACTTTTACGTAAACTTGACCGTGTACAATAGACAAATTTTTGATTATGATCATTCATTTATGGGGATTTCCAATTACCAGGAGAAGACTTGAGATACAAGCTTAAGCTTAATTTTGTCAGTCTACTTTAGTTGTATACATGCTCCAACAACTGTGTCATTGATGGCTTTAATATTCATCATGTGTAAATAAAGATGATTCTTATCAGGCAATTTCACCCATCTGgtctttttctggtttttggTATGCTGGTTGGGCTACAGATGCTGTATGTCCCTTAGCTACGAACAAGTGTCAGTCAGCTTCCAGCACTTTCTTAAAAATTCTCACTTTTCAAGCAAGCAAGCATCTCTAGTTCCAACAAGCTCTTTGCCAGTCCAGTCTCCCTGCCCAGTCTCCCAGTGAACATAGGGGATGATCCATGTTCCTACTTTCCATGATGTTCTTAATTCTCTTCCAAGTTTTTAGTATTTGTTGATCTTTTCTTGCCCTTCCTCCATCACACACCAATATGGACAATGTCTAAAATCCAAGCCCTTCCTTTTGAACAGCTTTTTCTAATACTAGTCTGGGTACAGATGTTCAATAACATGgtcttccatcttcaacatgaCCTTGCACTTTATGATCATACCACCACTCAGCAAAAGGGGATGCAGTTATTTCACTCAAGTGCGGATATACAGTATTTTGCAACTTTGTCGTGCCTTACTTTGTATTCACTTAGGGAGAGCTTGCTACATTCACTGTCCAGGTGTTATCCTTTGTCTTGCACATTGTACACATAGCTAAGGCTTAATCTTAACTTCCAGGGAATTATACTTTGTTCTGAGCATCTTTTCTTGGGCCACCATGTCCAACTCCCTCCCCTTAGTTTCCTTCTTCAGCTCCCCTCTTTCAAGCCATCTTCATCTTATTTGACCAAAAACTGCATCTGTTTGTCTTGGAAAGTGCCCATGCATAGGTCTCTGTCTGCCTTTCCTTACTTCTTTACAGAGCCTATCAACATTTGCTCATGGGTGCAATGCATTGAGCATTGTCATCAGCCTCCTTCTCCTTCTATTTGTTTCTGGAAGCTGACTCTTAACTACCCTGTGAGCAGAGTctcttcgatcttcctagataagtcgggaacaGGAAGAAGATTCTGCCCGCCTCCttgacattctttgatttgccgctcatccaaagaaatggatgagtcag contains these protein-coding regions:
- the LOC137981762 gene encoding apoptotic chromatin condensation inducer in the nucleus-like, with translation MAEREIMLRGRRLSQLKVEELKQELESRGLKKSGNKGVLIERLQEAIDKELEQKEGYENYSAMQQQQSLASPWPNPMVQQQQQKQNLGDFHVQSMHFEPLQHQPQELLNPQMGVCDQQREMMNQPQHLVPSAQVGEFREQWPQAQISQAPVVQPQMMQPRMMLERIPLTHVSQSRRMETQAPQLQDSDRLYSNPRSQTPGGTSLAQPLSHGVAQLTAEPEVPSSSSSDNEQDSVQQSSSSSSPDTDNHIQEKPTSLLNYNNHTPGDKRESVSTLVKDEKGSETGRSEEEGKVEVAQVAASARNASTPLANDVPMTDTPQGTESTEPFSIGSTSVKEETATAREEQEEGEIAEGDEKAEEKPSDATNEKENEPPEEKEVVSEPSKKQQFSSSRENSFEVEPSEEDKAVVEEPKRSSPQKSTSSLSVSKKRKISIPRTSLPSTPTSDGHPGSRKRRWGSSSSSKKKTSLSISTDSLKDLIPGVQVHSTPALEAVMDIGGDDHDDEEDEEMPQGKKKEEEKEPEPIKKPETKQPESKRRKDRIVKVEEKKTVKLQRKPIVIEKDHEPVQMELEEEPQVQITDNPHPRHTSLQEQETSPTAATADNPPSPARFPESEALHVKNLVRPFTLNQLKDLLGKSGPIAEDGFWIDKIKSHCYVVYTNVKDAAASRQSLHGIKWPMTSPKILAVDFADEDEMARDTEGLLGKAKEKEPEVKTEKPAKTEDQTVETARADVAEEEDDQKNAGNLLDNLFRKTKTTPCLYWLPLSDEQIATREREREERRKARQEERKKEEETEEKERLERQQQREKEREKEKRERDTEKQRGSRSPARNRRRERSGSRSRSSPRSAARRR